A single window of Candidatus Margulisiibacteriota bacterium DNA harbors:
- the pheS gene encoding phenylalanine--tRNA ligase subunit alpha, which translates to MHQKISKLRAEALDQIGSAADLSALTAVKNIYLGRKGLLAALLKDLPGLKPEEKKGTGAELNKLKQELEEAVGEKETSLSKGGLLPAAALDHTLPGKRVPKGRQNILTTTMEEVIAIFKGLGYSVAEGPEIETEHYNFEALNIPAGHPSRDMWSTLYIKDNLLLRTHTSPVQIRYMEKSKPPFAAIFPGKVFRRDAADLTHLPVFHQVEGLTAGRDITFADLKGTLAAFCRELFGKNRKVRLRPSYFPFTEPSAEVDVECFVCEGAGCRICKNTGWIEILGSGMVDPNVFLAVKYDPEQISGFAFGVGIERIAMLKYGIDDIRVFFENDLRVMRQF; encoded by the coding sequence ATGCATCAAAAAATAAGCAAACTGAGGGCCGAGGCTCTGGACCAGATAGGCTCCGCGGCTGATCTATCCGCATTAACCGCAGTAAAGAACATTTATCTTGGCAGAAAAGGCTTACTTGCCGCGCTCCTCAAGGACCTCCCCGGCCTTAAGCCTGAAGAAAAAAAGGGGACCGGCGCCGAGCTCAACAAGCTTAAACAGGAACTTGAAGAAGCCGTCGGAGAAAAAGAAACATCTTTGTCAAAAGGGGGCCTGCTTCCCGCAGCCGCCCTCGACCATACGCTTCCCGGCAAAAGGGTCCCCAAAGGCAGACAGAATATTTTGACCACGACCATGGAAGAGGTCATAGCTATTTTCAAGGGCCTGGGCTACAGCGTTGCCGAAGGCCCGGAAATAGAGACCGAGCATTACAATTTTGAAGCGCTTAATATACCCGCCGGGCATCCGTCAAGGGATATGTGGTCTACGCTTTATATTAAGGACAACCTGCTGCTGAGAACTCACACTTCTCCGGTACAGATCAGGTACATGGAAAAAAGCAAGCCGCCTTTTGCCGCGATCTTTCCCGGGAAGGTTTTTAGAAGGGATGCCGCCGATCTTACGCATCTTCCGGTATTCCATCAGGTAGAAGGTCTTACCGCCGGAAGGGACATAACTTTTGCTGACCTTAAAGGGACGCTTGCCGCTTTCTGCAGGGAGCTGTTCGGAAAAAATAGAAAAGTAAGGCTGCGCCCAAGCTATTTTCCTTTTACGGAGCCTTCGGCCGAGGTGGATGTCGAATGCTTTGTGTGCGAGGGTGCAGGGTGCAGGATATGCAAAAATACCGGCTGGATAGAGATACTGGGATCCGGGATGGTGGACCCGAATGTGTTCTTGGCGGTTAAATACGACCCCGAACAGATAAGCGGTTTTGCCTTTGGAGTGGGAATAGAAAGGATCGCAATGCTAAAGTACGGGATAGATGACATACGGGTCTTTTTTGAGAACGACCTGCGTGTAATGAGGCAGTTCTAA
- a CDS encoding HEAT repeat domain-containing protein, whose protein sequence is MVIETNGVLIRSARLEPVSGTPIRKPKEAFDSDRPLLIAQRTADSPAIDETMIMKLIEQLTDKDPEVIRSANSELIRMGQAAVPFLVKGLKHENINIRSECMRLINFIGNTPAEAIPALIEKIGSVSNYMSGAAISILGKMGAQAQSAAPRIIFKLEELIARSKVQRVEGEEIMRPIEALGLIGGESSLPVVPILLKLIKDPDTDDYGIRGSAVLAQSRIAPNSEECYSVIRQLFEENCLCRTACVAALANIGSVSKEKAPEIIAALRSRQNRDSSLDYEIAVLEALVSLGQEEFTQILKTRKGISDLSKGRVPGPSEGETYNLIRGMDMIADLKDRYSVNVLRRMMGGEYWQAPGDAAEALAKLKNDPRVLPILVLASGHTSQKHDWGMTLQDGVSAALKILNINNVADTVPDLIARLKSDDAEVVLLSIQALTYLKCQSSEYLSFLINFDLRDRNVSNDLRITVIDAIESVGKQARTDNYVAYLIDCIKSKDVNPGLICRSLSALKNVYYQSKEMLKGNVSTMISLMVSQLSNDNRTNSWHQYGNYTFGYGPVSLYCAMVLGELGPEAKSALPALRKMLKEYNNRDGYEMYKMLQSVIMFIEDKF, encoded by the coding sequence ATGGTAATAGAAACAAACGGAGTGCTTATAAGAAGCGCGAGGCTCGAGCCGGTATCAGGAACCCCCATCCGAAAGCCGAAGGAGGCATTTGATTCTGACAGGCCTCTGCTTATAGCGCAGAGAACTGCTGATAGTCCAGCCATCGATGAAACTATGATAATGAAACTTATCGAACAACTTACCGACAAAGATCCGGAAGTAATACGCTCTGCCAACAGTGAGCTGATTAGAATGGGGCAAGCAGCTGTTCCTTTCCTGGTTAAAGGACTAAAACATGAGAACATTAACATCAGGTCTGAATGTATGCGCCTGATCAATTTCATCGGCAACACACCTGCAGAAGCTATTCCCGCGCTTATTGAAAAAATCGGAAGCGTAAGCAACTATATGTCAGGTGCCGCCATATCTATTTTGGGCAAAATGGGCGCACAAGCCCAAAGCGCCGCGCCGCGCATCATATTCAAGCTGGAGGAGCTGATCGCCAGAAGCAAAGTTCAGCGCGTTGAGGGGGAAGAGATCATGAGGCCGATTGAAGCTCTGGGGCTCATAGGTGGAGAGTCTTCTCTACCTGTAGTCCCGATATTGCTCAAACTCATCAAAGACCCTGATACGGATGATTATGGCATCCGCGGCAGCGCGGTTTTAGCTCAGAGCAGAATAGCGCCGAACTCAGAGGAGTGTTATTCGGTCATCAGGCAATTATTTGAGGAGAACTGCCTGTGCAGAACTGCGTGCGTAGCCGCTCTGGCAAATATCGGCTCAGTCTCAAAGGAAAAAGCTCCAGAGATCATAGCCGCTTTAAGGAGCAGGCAGAACAGGGACAGCAGTCTTGATTATGAGATCGCCGTTCTTGAAGCCCTGGTGTCACTGGGGCAGGAAGAATTTACTCAGATCCTTAAGACAAGAAAAGGGATATCAGATCTGTCAAAAGGAAGAGTTCCTGGACCAAGCGAGGGGGAAACATATAATCTTATACGCGGAATGGACATGATCGCAGATCTCAAAGACAGATATTCTGTGAATGTTCTCCGCAGGATGATGGGTGGTGAATATTGGCAAGCGCCGGGAGATGCCGCAGAGGCACTGGCCAAGCTAAAAAACGATCCCAGGGTCCTTCCTATCCTTGTTCTGGCATCGGGACACACCTCGCAGAAGCATGACTGGGGAATGACACTCCAGGATGGGGTTAGCGCAGCGTTGAAAATCCTTAATATAAATAATGTCGCGGATACGGTTCCCGACCTGATAGCCAGGCTGAAAAGTGATGATGCGGAAGTTGTATTGCTTTCTATTCAGGCTTTGACATATTTGAAATGCCAGTCATCTGAATATTTGAGTTTTCTCATTAACTTTGATCTTAGAGATCGGAATGTCTCAAACGATCTAAGAATAACCGTGATTGATGCGATAGAGTCTGTCGGGAAGCAGGCAAGGACAGATAACTATGTCGCTTATTTGATAGATTGTATCAAAAGCAAGGATGTAAACCCGGGTCTGATATGCAGAAGTCTTTCAGCGCTTAAAAATGTTTATTATCAGAGCAAAGAGATGTTGAAAGGCAATGTCAGCACTATGATCTCATTGATGGTTTCTCAGCTCTCAAACGATAACCGGACAAACAGTTGGCATCAATATGGCAATTATACTTTCGGATACGGTCCCGTAAGCCTGTATTGCGCCATGGTTCTTGGAGAACTTGGACCCGAAGCAAAATCCGCATTGCCGGCATTAAGAAAAATGCTTAAAGAATATAACAATAGGGACGGTTACGAAATGTACAAAATGCTGCAAAGCGTAATAATGTTCATTGAAGACAAATTCTGA
- a CDS encoding diphosphate--fructose-6-phosphate 1-phosphotransferase — protein MGTGKKPGSLIEAELKNFKVRRPDVLSSLQQVELLEEKTVLKLHPKAKSDLKEIADNGLLSYKKNGAAKKYPPFKVGILFSGGPASGGHNIIAGLYDALKELNGESQVIGIMNGADGLIKADAKVLTVQDIDSIRNQGGFYLLGTSRTKVEKKESFDACLSTIKKLELDGLLVAGGDDSNTNAAHLAARVKKEGLNCSVIGIPKTIDGDLAYPPYLETSFGFYTAARTYSEMVGNICRDLPSSRKIWHFVKLMGRSASWITLETAFQTQPNIALIGEEIKEKGLTISEIIDEICEVVLKRHKAGKKYGIVLIPEGIVEFIPEIKGLIKKVNAAIVKIGNDEFMKMCLQARREVILVELDESTQRLFASLPQEVQNGLLCGLDPHGNVQVSQIASEVLIMDLVCQKLEKQGIKLTTQTHFYGYDGRCGYPTVFDATYTYNLGRAASLLVASKKSGYLVSLNNLSADVSEWKALALPLAGMMSVEERKGKESLVISKYLVDLRSKAFLEFSSLREKWALEDSYLCPGPIQYWGPKELVEAKSVTMQLNC, from the coding sequence TTGGGAACAGGAAAAAAGCCGGGGTCTTTGATCGAAGCAGAGCTCAAGAACTTTAAAGTGCGCAGGCCGGATGTGCTTAGCAGCCTGCAGCAGGTGGAACTCTTAGAAGAAAAAACGGTCCTCAAACTGCATCCGAAGGCAAAAAGCGATCTTAAGGAGATAGCCGACAACGGACTTCTCTCCTATAAAAAGAACGGGGCTGCAAAAAAGTATCCTCCTTTCAAGGTCGGGATACTCTTTTCCGGAGGGCCCGCATCCGGAGGCCACAATATTATTGCCGGACTGTACGATGCTCTTAAGGAACTTAACGGCGAAAGCCAGGTCATCGGCATCATGAACGGGGCCGACGGGCTTATCAAGGCCGATGCAAAGGTCCTGACAGTGCAGGACATAGACAGCATCAGGAATCAGGGCGGCTTTTATCTTCTGGGAACCTCCAGGACCAAGGTTGAGAAAAAAGAAAGCTTTGATGCGTGCCTGTCCACGATAAAGAAGTTGGAGCTTGACGGCCTTTTGGTGGCCGGGGGTGACGATTCCAATACAAACGCCGCCCATCTGGCAGCCAGGGTCAAGAAAGAAGGGCTTAACTGCTCTGTGATAGGGATCCCAAAAACTATAGACGGGGACCTTGCCTACCCTCCGTATCTTGAGACCTCTTTCGGCTTTTATACGGCAGCCAGGACCTACAGCGAAATGGTGGGCAATATCTGCCGGGACCTTCCCTCCAGCAGAAAGATCTGGCATTTCGTAAAGTTGATGGGCAGATCGGCCAGCTGGATAACCCTTGAGACCGCCTTCCAGACCCAGCCTAACATCGCTCTGATAGGCGAAGAAATAAAAGAAAAGGGGCTTACTATCTCGGAGATCATTGACGAGATCTGTGAAGTGGTCTTAAAAAGACACAAAGCCGGGAAAAAATACGGGATAGTTCTGATACCCGAAGGGATCGTCGAATTCATACCGGAGATAAAGGGCCTTATCAAGAAAGTGAACGCGGCCATAGTAAAGATAGGCAACGACGAGTTCATGAAGATGTGCCTCCAGGCAAGGAGAGAAGTTATCCTGGTGGAACTGGACGAGTCCACACAGAGGCTTTTTGCCTCGCTCCCGCAGGAAGTGCAGAACGGCCTCTTGTGCGGGCTGGACCCTCACGGCAATGTGCAGGTGTCTCAGATCGCCTCGGAGGTGCTTATAATGGACCTGGTTTGCCAGAAGTTGGAAAAACAGGGCATAAAGCTTACCACTCAGACGCATTTTTACGGCTATGACGGCAGATGCGGCTATCCCACCGTGTTTGACGCCACCTACACCTATAACCTTGGCCGCGCGGCCTCTCTGCTGGTTGCATCCAAAAAGAGCGGCTATCTTGTCAGCCTAAATAACCTTTCGGCCGATGTCTCGGAATGGAAAGCTCTGGCACTTCCGCTTGCCGGCATGATGTCCGTAGAAGAAAGAAAGGGAAAGGAAAGCCTTGTCATTTCCAAGTACCTGGTTGACCTTAGATCGAAAGCCTTTTTGGAGTTCAGTTCTCTCAGGGAAAAGTGGGCTCTTGAGGACTCTTATCTGTGCCCCGGACCCATCCAGTACTGGGGGCCAAAAGAGCTGGTGGAGGCCAAGTCCGTCACCATGCAGCTTAACTGCTGA
- the ligA gene encoding NAD-dependent DNA ligase LigA: protein MQKPEAKKRIKELRRQIEEHNRLYYELDNPRISDREYDLLIRELIELERQHPDLVTEDSPTQKVGASPSQKFSTVAHKKPLLSLDNALNFDELREFDARVKKGLGSAPEVEYDVELKMDGLAVSLIYEKGDLAIASTRGDGKTGENITENIKTIKSIPHTLELPIDIEIRGEVFLPLKDFYALNEEREKAGLAVFANPRNAAAGSLRQLDASETAKRPLDFFAYGAEFPISNVKFPMTQMEALEYLKKAGIKINPYTKAVKGIDKTIEFCAEFEKKRENLNYEIDGIVVKVNDFSRQKRLGSTMKSPRWAIAYKFPPQQKETVVEDIKVQVGRTGTLTPVAHLSPVKVGGVTVSNSTLHNEDEIKRKDIRIKDHVIIQRAGDVIPQVVRVLKDKRNGKEKIFHMPDKCPVCGGDVFRNEDEAALKCINSSCPAKLKESIKHFASRQAMDIEGIGDVLAGELVDRALVSDVADLYYLKKSDLLRLERKADKSAENIITAIESSRSKDLSRLIYGLGLPNVGRKAAELLAENFDDIASLRQAGDDSFTGISGIGPKIARSIVMFFKDKNNHHLIMKLKKAGLDPKSSHKQKKDRKLAGKTFVFTGALQQMSRENAEELVKLHGGKTSSSVSKKTDYVVAGDDPGSKYDRAVKLGVNILTGSEFEQLVSS from the coding sequence ATGCAAAAGCCTGAAGCAAAGAAAAGAATAAAAGAGCTGCGCAGGCAGATAGAAGAGCATAACCGCCTCTACTACGAACTGGACAACCCCCGTATCAGCGACAGAGAGTATGATCTTTTGATCAGGGAACTGATAGAGCTTGAACGCCAGCACCCTGACCTAGTGACGGAAGATTCTCCCACGCAAAAAGTCGGCGCTTCTCCTTCTCAAAAGTTCAGCACGGTCGCCCACAAAAAGCCGCTCCTAAGCCTTGATAACGCCCTTAATTTTGACGAATTGCGGGAGTTTGATGCAAGGGTCAAAAAAGGTCTGGGTTCTGCCCCGGAAGTTGAATATGATGTTGAGCTAAAAATGGACGGTCTTGCCGTAAGCCTTATCTATGAAAAAGGAGATCTGGCCATCGCATCCACAAGAGGCGACGGAAAGACCGGAGAGAATATAACCGAGAACATCAAGACGATAAAAAGCATTCCCCACACACTGGAACTTCCAATTGATATAGAGATCAGGGGCGAAGTGTTCCTGCCTTTGAAGGATTTTTATGCGCTGAACGAGGAAAGGGAAAAAGCAGGACTGGCAGTTTTTGCAAATCCAAGGAACGCCGCCGCAGGCTCTCTAAGGCAGCTTGACGCATCGGAAACCGCAAAGCGGCCGCTTGACTTTTTTGCGTACGGAGCAGAATTTCCAATTTCCAATGTCAAATTTCCAATGACTCAAATGGAGGCACTGGAATATTTGAAAAAGGCGGGGATAAAGATAAATCCATACACAAAAGCGGTAAAGGGTATAGATAAAACAATTGAGTTCTGCGCCGAGTTTGAGAAGAAAAGAGAGAACCTGAATTATGAGATAGACGGGATCGTTGTCAAAGTGAACGATTTTAGCCGGCAGAAGAGGCTCGGCTCAACGATGAAAAGCCCCAGATGGGCCATTGCTTATAAGTTCCCGCCGCAGCAGAAAGAAACTGTTGTAGAAGACATAAAGGTCCAGGTCGGAAGGACAGGGACACTGACCCCGGTGGCGCATCTTAGTCCGGTTAAAGTCGGAGGGGTTACCGTCAGCAATTCCACCCTGCACAATGAAGACGAAATAAAGAGGAAAGACATAAGGATTAAGGATCATGTCATCATCCAGCGGGCGGGAGATGTGATCCCTCAAGTCGTCAGGGTTCTGAAGGATAAACGCAACGGAAAAGAAAAGATCTTCCATATGCCGGATAAATGCCCGGTCTGCGGAGGTGATGTTTTCAGGAACGAGGACGAAGCCGCTCTAAAATGCATCAATAGCAGCTGCCCCGCCAAACTTAAGGAATCTATCAAGCACTTTGCCTCCAGGCAGGCGATGGACATAGAGGGAATAGGCGATGTTCTGGCGGGTGAGCTTGTTGACAGAGCTCTTGTCAGTGATGTCGCGGATCTTTACTATCTCAAAAAGAGTGATCTGCTGAGGCTCGAAAGAAAAGCGGATAAATCGGCGGAGAACATCATTACCGCCATAGAATCTAGCAGATCAAAAGACCTTTCAAGACTGATCTACGGTCTGGGGCTGCCAAATGTCGGGCGCAAAGCCGCCGAACTGCTTGCCGAAAATTTCGATGACATTGCTTCGCTTCGGCAGGCGGGTGATGATTCTTTTACCGGGATAAGCGGCATAGGCCCTAAGATCGCAAGGTCCATCGTAATGTTTTTCAAGGATAAGAATAATCATCACCTGATCATGAAACTGAAGAAGGCGGGGCTGGACCCGAAGTCTTCTCATAAGCAGAAAAAGGACAGAAAGTTGGCGGGAAAGACTTTCGTATTTACGGGGGCGCTGCAGCAGATGTCAAGGGAGAATGCCGAAGAGCTTGTGAAGCTTCATGGAGGAAAAACTTCATCTTCGGTCAGCAAAAAGACGGATTATGTTGTTGCCGGAGATGATCCCGGGTCAAAATACGACAGGGCCGTAAAGCTCGGCGTGAATATCCTTACGGGATCAGAGTTCGAGCAGCTGGTCAGCAGTTAA
- the pheT gene encoding phenylalanine--tRNA ligase subunit beta, with the protein MKAPYSWLKDLVDLKATAQEAAAKLSLCGIECSADSSGVLEADILPNRGDCHSIIGIARELCAVFNTSLKLDLPDLAESTHLVSSFASVEVKDADLCPRYMARVITGLHVKPSPDWLQKRLLESGMRPINNIVDATNYIMLETGQPMHAFDLDRLANKKIIVRRAKNGEKLTTLDAAQRTLSDKDLLICDGEKPVAVAGVMGGKSSEVSAVTKSILLESAYFEPTAVNKTSKRLKLRTESSARFEKGVDWDGVSSYLDRAAALIAELSGGQVAKGSIDIMSCPRTPKKIALRLDRIKKVLGIEIPKLEAVLILERLGFGVADRVDSLEVTVPLFRAGDIEREIDLIEETARIYGYDKVPETVRTVAASKKNELEVLYDRKNACESGARQALLSCGFNEAKTFSMVGEKLCKKALMPIEDAVKIDNPLVEEMTHLRTSLLPGLLEAAEFNFNRQEQDIALFEIGRVFKKTSGAPQEANKVSALLTGSVWKGLDGGDRLEQDLSFLKGAVENIFDSAQIEGASFEPSADPHSQPGTSADIFVRGKKIGFLSQVNDAICASFGLSRPVYVFELDLEQFPETEKKTAVYVQPPKYPLVRRDVAMFVPAGVTHKTIVETIKQSGGPLVETTGIFDRFESKGKKSLAYFVLYRSKERTLTDEEVNLAHNKVMETLESKLKVQIRK; encoded by the coding sequence ATGAAAGCTCCGTATAGCTGGCTTAAAGACCTTGTGGACCTGAAGGCGACCGCGCAGGAAGCCGCGGCAAAACTTTCGCTTTGCGGAATAGAGTGCAGCGCGGACAGCAGCGGGGTGCTGGAAGCGGATATCCTTCCAAACCGGGGGGATTGCCACAGTATCATCGGGATAGCCAGGGAATTGTGCGCGGTTTTTAACACTTCGCTTAAACTGGACCTGCCGGACCTTGCCGAGAGCACCCATTTAGTTTCTTCCTTTGCCTCGGTAGAAGTAAAGGACGCGGACCTGTGCCCCAGGTACATGGCAAGGGTAATAACAGGACTGCATGTCAAGCCTTCGCCGGACTGGCTGCAAAAAAGGCTGCTTGAGAGCGGGATGAGGCCTATAAACAACATTGTGGACGCCACCAACTACATAATGCTCGAGACCGGCCAGCCGATGCATGCCTTTGACCTTGACCGCCTTGCCAACAAAAAAATAATAGTACGCAGGGCAAAGAACGGAGAAAAACTTACCACGCTTGATGCTGCGCAGCGGACACTGTCGGACAAGGACCTTCTTATCTGCGACGGCGAAAAGCCCGTGGCGGTTGCGGGAGTGATGGGAGGAAAGAGCAGCGAAGTCTCGGCCGTCACAAAGAGTATTCTTCTTGAATCCGCCTATTTTGAGCCGACAGCGGTCAATAAGACTTCAAAAAGGCTCAAACTGAGGACCGAATCCTCCGCAAGGTTTGAAAAAGGGGTCGATTGGGACGGCGTCTCTTCCTATCTGGACAGGGCGGCAGCCCTGATAGCGGAACTGTCCGGCGGTCAGGTCGCAAAAGGGAGCATCGACATAATGTCCTGCCCAAGAACTCCCAAAAAGATTGCCCTGCGGCTGGACAGGATAAAAAAAGTGCTCGGCATAGAGATCCCCAAACTTGAGGCCGTGCTCATACTTGAGAGGCTGGGTTTTGGAGTGGCCGACAGGGTCGATAGCCTTGAGGTAACGGTGCCTTTATTCCGGGCAGGAGATATAGAAAGAGAGATAGACCTCATAGAAGAGACCGCAAGGATATACGGATATGATAAGGTCCCTGAAACTGTCAGGACAGTCGCGGCCTCAAAAAAGAACGAACTTGAGGTTTTATACGACAGAAAGAACGCCTGCGAGTCCGGAGCGAGGCAGGCCCTCCTTTCCTGCGGTTTTAACGAGGCCAAGACCTTCAGCATGGTGGGAGAAAAACTTTGCAAAAAGGCCCTGATGCCCATAGAGGACGCGGTAAAGATCGACAACCCTCTGGTAGAAGAGATGACACATCTCAGGACCTCTCTTCTGCCCGGGCTGCTGGAAGCGGCGGAATTTAATTTTAACAGGCAGGAACAGGATATTGCTTTATTTGAAATAGGGAGGGTCTTTAAGAAGACTTCGGGAGCCCCTCAAGAGGCCAACAAGGTTTCGGCACTTCTTACGGGCAGCGTCTGGAAGGGTCTTGATGGAGGGGACAGGCTCGAGCAGGACCTTTCATTTCTGAAGGGCGCTGTAGAGAACATCTTTGACTCGGCGCAGATAGAAGGAGCGTCATTTGAGCCGTCGGCAGATCCTCACAGCCAGCCCGGTACCAGCGCCGATATCTTTGTGCGCGGAAAAAAGATCGGGTTCCTGTCGCAGGTAAATGATGCGATCTGCGCCTCTTTCGGGCTTTCGAGGCCGGTGTATGTTTTCGAACTTGACCTGGAGCAGTTCCCCGAAACAGAGAAAAAAACGGCCGTTTATGTTCAACCGCCAAAGTATCCGCTGGTAAGGCGGGATGTGGCCATGTTCGTGCCCGCAGGCGTTACCCACAAAACCATAGTCGAAACAATAAAACAGTCCGGAGGGCCTCTCGTGGAAACTACGGGGATCTTTGACAGGTTCGAGTCCAAAGGCAAAAAGAGCCTTGCCTATTTTGTCCTTTACCG
- the truB gene encoding tRNA pseudouridine(55) synthase TruB: protein MDGIIALDKPKGITSFKAVEFIRRLTGVRRVGHAGTLDPWATGVLLICVGKSCSLVSRLMACDKEYEAQITFGISTDSGDPMGNITGKEPVKINEGELRQALSSFVGSLQQVPPMVSAVRHKGEHLYELARRGITVEREPRKIVVHSLELLSFEDGEFPQARIRVSCSKGTYIRTLCEDIGKKLGCFAHESELRRTKVGGVDISSCLTREELTLLAEKGRLSEAFLKHAKA, encoded by the coding sequence ATGGACGGCATCATTGCGCTAGATAAACCAAAGGGCATCACCTCGTTTAAAGCGGTTGAATTCATAAGGCGCCTTACGGGTGTCAGGAGGGTGGGGCATGCCGGAACTCTGGACCCCTGGGCAACGGGGGTGCTGCTCATCTGCGTGGGAAAGAGCTGCTCGCTTGTTTCCAGGCTGATGGCCTGCGACAAGGAGTACGAGGCTCAGATCACTTTTGGCATCTCTACGGACTCCGGCGATCCAATGGGCAACATCACGGGAAAAGAACCCGTAAAGATCAATGAGGGCGAACTCAGGCAGGCGCTGTCCTCCTTTGTGGGGTCTCTCCAACAGGTCCCTCCCATGGTATCGGCAGTTAGGCACAAGGGAGAGCATCTTTATGAACTTGCGCGCAGAGGGATAACTGTAGAAAGGGAGCCTAGAAAAATAGTTGTCCATAGCCTGGAACTGCTTTCTTTTGAGGACGGAGAGTTTCCGCAGGCAAGGATCAGGGTGTCCTGCTCAAAGGGGACTTACATAAGGACCCTGTGCGAGGATATCGGCAAAAAACTGGGCTGCTTTGCTCACGAATCCGAGCTCAGGCGCACAAAGGTCGGAGGAGTGGATATCTCGTCCTGCCTTACAAGAGAGGAACTGACCCTGCTTGCCGAAAAAGGAAGGCTTTCGGAGGCTTTCTTAAAACATGCAAAAGCCTGA
- a CDS encoding RNA methyltransferase codes for MSYTSRTVTSTDNSVIKMISGLNDKKNRDKEGLFFVEGRFNLDEAVKGGLPIKYLLFTDKSLIKGLHNSGAELIHIDERIFNKITGLGSPGGIMAVVEKPQIRTEDLVLGKVPLIIIGDNIRDPGNAGTMIRSADAAGADAVIFSEGSADIYNPKTVRSTGGSLFHLPVVNGCGLAPFLRTLKEQKSIRLIAADAKAKTLYTKVDFNLPSAIIIGNEASGISKEIKALCDVTAAIPIIGKAESLNAAVSCSILLYEAVRQRCIKK; via the coding sequence ATGAGTTATACCTCTAGGACGGTCACGAGCACGGACAACTCCGTCATAAAGATGATCTCCGGTCTGAACGATAAGAAGAACAGGGATAAAGAGGGATTGTTCTTTGTTGAAGGTCGGTTTAATCTTGACGAGGCGGTAAAGGGCGGTCTGCCCATCAAATATCTTCTATTTACCGATAAATCGCTCATTAAAGGACTTCACAACAGCGGCGCTGAGCTAATCCATATTGACGAAAGAATATTCAATAAAATAACCGGTCTGGGAAGCCCGGGAGGTATAATGGCGGTCGTTGAAAAGCCACAGATCAGAACAGAAGACCTTGTTCTTGGAAAGGTCCCTCTCATTATCATCGGTGACAATATAAGAGACCCTGGAAATGCCGGAACTATGATAAGGTCTGCCGATGCCGCGGGAGCCGATGCCGTCATATTTTCTGAAGGCAGCGCGGATATCTACAACCCTAAAACCGTAAGATCGACCGGGGGCTCCCTTTTTCATCTCCCCGTGGTCAACGGCTGCGGCCTTGCGCCTTTCCTGAGAACGCTGAAAGAGCAAAAAAGCATAAGGTTGATAGCGGCCGATGCAAAGGCCAAAACGCTTTACACAAAAGTTGATTTTAACCTGCCATCTGCTATCATAATTGGTAATGAGGCTTCCGGCATTTCAAAGGAAATAAAAGCCCTTTGCGATGTGACCGCGGCCATACCTATCATAGGAAAAGCGGAATCGCTTAACGCGGCAGTTTCTTGTTCGATCTTGTTGTATGAGGCGGTAAGACAAAGATGCATCAAAAAATAA